From the Anaerolineae bacterium genome, the window GCCTGGTGCGGTGAATATCTCAATCCTAACCCGCTGATATATGTGCCCGGTTTAAGCAACAATCTCCACAACAACTGTTTAGCCGGTTGGCGGGCCGCAATTAAGACAATGGGCGCTCTTTACCGGCACTCGCGGTTGTATCAACAACTCGACCCCTTCATCGTGGCCCGCTATCCTCCCCCGGCCTTTGGCGCCAACTATTTCACGCCTTTGTACACCCTCTATGCCCCTGATGACGAAATAGAGGAACTTGAGTATGCCTGGCAGGTCACTTTGGCCACCATAGGCCAGTTGCAGCATGAAACCATGCTCGATGACATCCGGTTTACGGTAGCGGTCATCAGCCCTGATGAAATGTTTGAGTTAAAAACACTGCCCCCCTTTGTACAAGAAAAGTTCTTTCAAGAAAACCCATATCTATCCCAAGCCAACATCAACCGCCCTAACCAACGCCTGACGGAATTTTTTAGCTCACAAGATATTCCTTATATTGACCTGCTCGAACCCATACTTGAGGAACAAATGGCTAATGACCTTCCTTTCTACCTGGAAGGCGACCGGCACTGGACCGTCGAAGGCAACCGTGCGGTGGCCAAAATTCTGGCCGATTGGCTGACCGAAAATGAGCTTGTTGCCAAAAAATAAGCGTGACTATTCAGGTCATAACATTCTCCGGGAATTACTGCTTTTTCATATTCAGCACCGCCGCGATATGGCCCAAAGCCCAATCAATTTCCGCCCGGGTAATCACCAGCGGCGGGGCAAAACGGATGACGTGCCGGTGAGTTTCTTTACACAAAATGCCCCGTTCCTGCAAAGCCTCGCAAAAACGCCGCGCGCCGCCCGCCGCCGGTTTGAGTTCCACGCCAATCAATAAACCTTTACCGCGCACCTCTTTAACGTGCGGGCTGGGAATTTCGGCCAGTCGCTCCTGAAAATATTCCCCTAATTCGGCGGCATTATTTATCAAATTTTCTTCGACCAGCACGGCCAGGGCCTCCATAGCCACTACCGCGCCTAAAGGATTGCCCCCAAACGTGCTGCCGTGGTCGCCGGGCCGAAACAGCCCCAAAATCTCCTTGGAGGCCAGCACCGCCGAAACCGGATAAAACCCGCCCGAAAGCGCCTTGCCGATAATCATTACGTCGGGCCGCACCGCTTCCTCGTCGCAGGCAAAAAGCCGGCCGGTGCGCCCCAGGCCGGTTTGAATTTCGTCGGCCATCAATAGGATATTGTGTTTATCACAGATTTGCCTGACTTTTTGCAGATACCCAACCGGCGGCACAATCACCCCCCCCTCTCCCTGGATCGGCTCGACCATAAAGGCGACCGTATTGGGTGTAATGGCCGCGGCCAAAGCTTTGGCATCGCCATAGGGGATGTTGACAAAACCAGGGGTAAAGGGGCCAAAATCCTCTTTGTATTGCGGGTCTGAAGAAAAACCAACAATGGTGGTGGTGCGGCCATGAAAATTGCCGTCGCACACAATGATCTCGGCCCGGTTGGAAGCCACTTTTTTAACCTGATACCCCCACTTGCGGGCAGCCTTAATGGCGGTTTCAACCGCTTCCGCGCCGGTATTCATCGGCAGGATCATCTCGTAGCCGGTCAGTTGGCTCAAAGCCCGGTAGAATTGGCCCAATTTATCATTGCGAAAGGCCCGCGAGGTGAGGGTCAAACGTTGGGCCTGTTGCATCATCGCCTGAATAAGGCGGGGGTGGCAATGGCCCTGGTTTACGGCTGAATAGGCGCTGAGACAATCCAGATACTTGTTGCCATCAACGTCATACACCCAGATGCCCTCGCCCCGCTCCAGCACCACATCCAGGGGCAGGTAATTACGCGCGCCGTATTGATCTTCCAGTGAAACGTAATCGGCTGTGTTCATTACTGTTTTAAACCTCATCATTGAAGTATAGGAATAATGGGATGATTATACCACACGAAAGGACGAACGACGAAGGAGCAACGACCAACGACCATCGTCGTGTTCAGTTCCCCGGCCCCCACCGGTCGTTGGTCGTTGGTCGTTCGTCATTGGTCGTTGATCGTTGCTCGTTGTATAATCCATTGCATGAAGACTCTCCACCGCCGCCCTCAATTTATCACCGACTTTGCCCTGGCCTGGCGCTTGCTGACTGTTATTCCCCTGCCGCTTGCGCCGGACGAGGCGGCAGACTCTCCCGGCCGGGCTGCGGGATATTTTCCCCTGGTGGGGTTGATCCTGGGCCTGGCGCTGGCCGGGATCAGCCATTTTTTATACGCTCACTTGCCGGGAGGTTTGGCCGCCGGTTTGCTTATCGCGGTTTGGGCCGGTTTGACCGGCCTGCTGCACCTGGACGGTTTTATGGATTGCTGCGACGGCCTGCTGCCGCCGCGCGACCCGGCCCACCGTCTGGAAATCATGAAAGACAGCCGGGTGGGGGCCTTTGGCGTGGTGGGGGCAATTTTGCTGTTGTTGCTAAAATTCAACGCCCTGGCCGTCCTGCCCGCCGCCGGTCGCCTGCCCATTTTGGTGCTTGTGCCGGTGCTGGGCCGTT encodes:
- a CDS encoding SGNH/GDSL hydrolase family protein produces the protein MPPPYNYDENSVDVLALNYLTCDPKLGWTGRPDFHGSIESPVFRQHVTFNSLGMYDTEHPLEKMPQTFRILLLGDSFVQAFQVEEIATMHKVLENYLNNQDHENSLRFEVLSSGIIGWGTGQQLIYYREKGRYFQPDLVLLAFFIGNDFQNNLPGNTATVKGINCYAPYFAWCGEYLNPNPLIYVPGLSNNLHNNCLAGWRAAIKTMGALYRHSRLYQQLDPFIVARYPPPAFGANYFTPLYTLYAPDDEIEELEYAWQVTLATIGQLQHETMLDDIRFTVAVISPDEMFELKTLPPFVQEKFFQENPYLSQANINRPNQRLTEFFSSQDIPYIDLLEPILEEQMANDLPFYLEGDRHWTVEGNRAVAKILADWLTENELVAKK
- the rocD gene encoding ornithine--oxo-acid transaminase, coding for MNTADYVSLEDQYGARNYLPLDVVLERGEGIWVYDVDGNKYLDCLSAYSAVNQGHCHPRLIQAMMQQAQRLTLTSRAFRNDKLGQFYRALSQLTGYEMILPMNTGAEAVETAIKAARKWGYQVKKVASNRAEIIVCDGNFHGRTTTIVGFSSDPQYKEDFGPFTPGFVNIPYGDAKALAAAITPNTVAFMVEPIQGEGGVIVPPVGYLQKVRQICDKHNILLMADEIQTGLGRTGRLFACDEEAVRPDVMIIGKALSGGFYPVSAVLASKEILGLFRPGDHGSTFGGNPLGAVVAMEALAVLVEENLINNAAELGEYFQERLAEIPSPHVKEVRGKGLLIGVELKPAAGGARRFCEALQERGILCKETHRHVIRFAPPLVITRAEIDWALGHIAAVLNMKKQ
- the cobS gene encoding adenosylcobinamide-GDP ribazoletransferase gives rise to the protein MKTLHRRPQFITDFALAWRLLTVIPLPLAPDEAADSPGRAAGYFPLVGLILGLALAGISHFLYAHLPGGLAAGLLIAVWAGLTGLLHLDGFMDCCDGLLPPRDPAHRLEIMKDSRVGAFGVVGAILLLLLKFNALAVLPAAGRLPILVLVPVLGRWAMTWAMARYPPARQEGLGVLFKAGLGWAQVSLASAVAVAIPLVLLGWGGILLLGVAWLITTLVARLALARISGLTGDVYGAICEITETTLLIIFAIQPWSH